Proteins found in one Magnolia sinica isolate HGM2019 chromosome 5, MsV1, whole genome shotgun sequence genomic segment:
- the LOC131245340 gene encoding transcription factor GTE4-like has translation MASGPLVGGGGGSGDGPSRDKQRWMEHKVYRRKSFNKSRISGPAQQTEPQPSQPQPPSSQTLTPTEEAISPNHHQQEQREQQHHGAASDDSSSLNRLPAPGPTVARDPPPSSNGFLPRLQDNRVTINLASRSKQDLRDLRRQLIRELDQVRSLVRRLESRVPHGYAHSQLSANNAADDSGLAPAAPKRMNSEAMSIKPREPRTFHPLSVSTVPNSDTIIEKEKRTPKANQYYRNSEFLLGKERLPPPDSGKKSKSNGRDYGGSPVDRNLNQAIKNCASLLSKLMKHKHAWVFNSPVDVKGLGLHDYHTIIKHPMDLGTVKSRLSKNWYKSPREFAEDVRLTFQNAMAYNPKGQDVYIMAEQLSELFEQRWAVIEAEYSRRPRFDYLDREVAPPFVTTPHVMKKAPPPPLELTRSLDRSESTTRLIDSKPIAVSFTPTGRVAVPKKPKAKDPNKRDMTYEEKQRLSTNLLSLPPEKLDNIVQIIKKRNSDLSQHDDEIEVDIDSFDVETLWELDRFVTNYKKSLSKNKRKAELAIQAKGEARNNNAQETNPIRAAVEAPKESKITDEKNVASSSPVEGEKPGENASRSSSSSSSSSDSGSSSSDSDSESSSASDAGHSPRT, from the exons ATGGCGTCGGGGCCTCTGGTTGGGGGCGGTGGCGGCAGCGGCGACGGACCTTCTCGCGACAAGCAGCGATGGATGGAGCACAAAGTCTACAGGAGGAAGTCATTCAACAAGAGCCGAATCTCCGGTCCGGCGCAACAAACCGAGCCCCAGCCATCGCAACCCCAGCCTCCCTCTTCTCAAACCCTAACCCCTACAGAAGAAGCCATATCTCCTAACCATCATCAGCAGGAGCAGCGCGAGCAGCAGCACCATGGTGCCGCGTCTGACGATTCTTCCAGCCTCAACCGCCTCCCTGCCCCAGGCCCCACCGTCGCCCGGGACCCGCCTCCTTCCTCCAATGGTTTCTTACCGCGCCTCCAGGACAACCGCGTCACCATCAACCTCGCTTCGCGGTCGAAGCAGGACCTTCGCGACCTCCGCCGCCAGCTTATCCGCGAGCTCGACCAGGTCCGCTCCCTCGTCAGGAGGCTCGAGTCACGTGTGCCCCATGGCTACGCCCACTCACAGCTCTCTGCAAACAACGCTGCGGACGATAGTGGCCTGGCTCCTGCTGCCCCCAAAAGAATGAACTCCGAAGCCATGTCCATCAAGCCCCGCGAGCCCCGCACATTCCATCCACTCAGCGTCTCTACTGTTCCGAACAGTGACACTATCATAGAGAAGGAGAAGCGCACGCCAAAGGCCAACCAGTACTACCGCAATTCTGAATTCCTCCTTGGGAAAGAGAGGCTCCCGCCACCTGACAGTGGTaagaaatcgaaatccaacggcaGGGATTATGGCGGGTCGCCAGTGGATCGGAACCTGAACCAGGCTATCAAGAACTGTGCCTCTCTGCTGTCAAAGCTGATGAAGCATAAGCATGCGTGGGTATTCAACAGCCCGGTTGATGTCAAGGGGCTCGGCCTGCATGATTACCACACCATCATCAAGCACCCAATGGACCTTGGCACTGTGAAGTCCCGCCTCAGTAAGAACTGGTACAAATCCCCACGTGAGTTCGCGGAGGATGTCAGACTAACATTCCAGAATGCCATGGCATATAACCCAAAAGGGCAGGACGTCTATATCATGGCCGAACAGCTGTCAGAGTTATTCGAACAGCGGTGGGCTGTTATAGAGGCAGAATACAGTCGCAGGCCTAGATTTGATTACTTGGACAGGGAAGTGGCCCCTCCTTTTGTAACCACTCCCCATGTCATGAAAAAGGCTCCTCCTCCACCACTGGAATTGACACGGTCTCTGGATAGGTCAGAGTCAACGACCCGGCTGATAGATTCAAAGCCAATTGCAGTGAGTTTTACTCCGACGGGCCGGGTGGCAGTTCCCAAGAAGCCGAAAGCAAAGGATCCTAACAAGCGGGACATGACGTACGAGGAGAAACAGAGGCTGAGCACGAACCTTTTGAGCCTTCCTCCAGAGAAGCTGGACAACATTGTGCAGATTATCAAGAAGAGGAATTCGGATCTCAGCCAGCATGATGACGAAATTGAAGTGGACATTGACAGCTTCGATGTGGAGACTCTGTGGGAACTTGATCGCTTTGTGACAAATTACAAGAAGAGCTTGAGTAAGAACAAGAGGAAGGCTGAACTTGCCATTCAAGCAAAAGGGGAAGCTCGGAATAATAATGCCCAGgaaacg AATCCAATACGTGCCGCGGTAGAGGCTCcaaaggaaagtaaaataacAG ATGAGAAGAATGTCGCTTCTTCATCACCTGTTGAAGGAGAGAAGCCTGGGGAAAATGCTAGTAGATCAAGTAGTTCGAGCAGCTCTAGCAGTGACTCTGGATCCTCTTCAAGTG ATTCGGACAGTGAAAGTTCCTCTGCGTCGGATGCAGGACATTCACCCAGGACATGA